One genomic window of Candidatus Kuenenia stuttgartiensis includes the following:
- the moaA gene encoding GTP 3',8-cyclase MoaA produces MAITDSYSRQINRLRISVTELCNLRCTYCRPEAGIALMEHKDILTYEEIIAIIQSALKFGITSFRLTGGEPLVRRGIDSFIGMLAKVEGIEDLAMTTNGIYLKDYAKILRKIEVFRLNISLDSIQETKYKQITRGGNLSDVLDGIEEVLQLRFKNTKINVVAMKGINDDEFEDFARLTLERDIEVRFIEYMAMNKSSLTSENKFISSSEIISTIEKDNELIPLPKPVLGSGAARVYKIKGALGTIGFVSAVSQPFCDSCNRLRLTSEGKLRSCLLSGGEVDLKSILRNNFSEELLQDAFIRAAHLKPRKHSGRGHVVMHKVGG; encoded by the coding sequence ATGGCTATTACGGACTCATATTCCAGGCAGATAAACCGGCTGCGAATCTCGGTAACAGAGCTTTGTAATCTCAGGTGCACTTATTGCAGGCCGGAAGCCGGCATTGCGCTTATGGAACATAAGGATATCCTTACTTATGAAGAAATAATAGCTATCATACAATCTGCCTTAAAATTCGGCATAACAAGTTTTCGATTAACCGGCGGAGAGCCGCTTGTCCGAAGGGGTATTGATTCATTTATCGGAATGCTGGCAAAGGTAGAGGGCATAGAAGACCTTGCAATGACAACAAACGGCATTTACCTGAAAGACTATGCAAAAATACTCCGGAAAATTGAGGTGTTTAGGCTAAACATCAGCCTTGACAGCATTCAGGAAACAAAATACAAACAAATCACGCGCGGAGGGAATTTAAGTGATGTATTGGACGGCATAGAAGAAGTCCTTCAATTACGATTTAAAAATACAAAAATCAATGTAGTTGCAATGAAGGGCATTAATGATGATGAATTTGAAGATTTTGCAAGACTTACACTGGAACGTGATATCGAGGTGCGTTTCATTGAATATATGGCGATGAATAAAAGCAGCCTGACTTCAGAAAATAAATTCATTTCCTCCTCTGAAATAATAAGTACTATCGAAAAAGATAATGAACTGATTCCTCTACCTAAACCAGTGCTTGGCAGCGGCGCCGCACGAGTATATAAAATAAAAGGGGCTCTCGGCACGATAGGATTTGTTTCCGCTGTAAGCCAGCCTTTTTGCGATTCGTGCAACCGGCTTCGGTTAACTTCAGAAGGAAAACTTCGCTCTTGTCTTTTATCGGGAGGAGAGGTTGATTTGAAGTCTATACTGCGGAACAATTTCAGCGAAGAATTGCTTCAGGACGCCTTTATCCGTGCCGCACATTTAAAACCCCGCAAACATTCCGGCAGAGGGCATGTGGTTATGCACAAGGTAGGCGGTTAA
- a CDS encoding nucleotidyltransferase domain-containing protein — protein sequence MSQQELLKKVIQALKNAGIQYMITGSVASSLQGEPRSTHDIDVIVAIQKPAVKKLIESFSPPDFYADEDSICDAINKQKMFNIIDVKEGDKVDFWILTDEPFDQSRFSRRYVEEVLGIKLQVSKPEDTILAKLRWAKLSGGSEKQFTDALRVYEVQFGKLDMNYMEYWVKKLGVEPLWKQLKNEAEIT from the coding sequence GTGTCACAACAGGAATTATTAAAAAAGGTTATTCAGGCGCTCAAAAACGCCGGAATTCAGTACATGATAACAGGTTCCGTTGCTTCAAGCCTGCAAGGTGAACCACGTTCTACCCACGATATAGATGTAATTGTAGCTATTCAGAAACCGGCGGTAAAGAAACTGATAGAGTCTTTTTCACCGCCTGATTTTTATGCAGATGAAGACAGTATCTGTGATGCAATTAACAAGCAAAAGATGTTCAATATAATTGATGTAAAAGAGGGCGATAAAGTTGATTTCTGGATATTAACCGATGAACCTTTTGACCAATCCCGTTTTTCACGAAGGTATGTCGAGGAAGTTCTTGGGATAAAACTGCAGGTTTCAAAACCTGAAGATACAATCCTGGCCAAACTGAGATGGGCAAAACTTTCAGGCGGCAGTGAAAAACAATTTACCGACGCATTACGAGTTTATGAGGTACAATTTGGAAAACTTGATATGAATTATATGGAATATTGGGTAAAGAAATTAGGCGTTGAACCACTATGGAAACAGCTAAAGAACGAGGCTGAAATAACATAG